From a single Bacillus pumilus genomic region:
- the mmgD gene encoding citrate synthase, whose amino-acid sequence MTEQLQYKPGLEDIVASETSISYLDVQQEEIVIRGYDLIELAQKKTYLETAYLLIYGRLPDAMEYHQFQQDISSQTSLHPTIQTILTTLPKTTHPMDAMRTCISALSGYDEALHDRSEACQQRRAVRLLGQLPAIVAGSYHILTKDAAISPDQTKSYTETFLAMLTGRTPTQDEITAFDQTLTLYSEHELPNSTFAARVIASTHADMYGAFTGAISSLKGDLHGGANEAVMHMLLEGQTTEGFLALIERKLAAKEKMMGFGHRVYMRKMDPRAALLKRSLKTLTESKGDTTLYDMCVAGEAYMKEKKNLYPNLDYYAAPIYYVLGIPISLYTPIFFAARASGLAAHVIEQHLHNRIFRPRVRYLGPRGLKVSNDDGQMGE is encoded by the coding sequence ATGACTGAACAACTGCAGTATAAACCGGGGCTTGAAGACATTGTAGCAAGCGAAACGTCTATCTCCTATTTAGATGTGCAGCAAGAAGAAATTGTAATTCGCGGGTATGACCTCATCGAATTGGCACAAAAAAAGACCTATTTAGAAACAGCTTATCTGCTTATTTATGGAAGATTACCAGATGCTATGGAATATCACCAATTTCAGCAGGATATTTCCTCACAAACTAGCTTACATCCAACCATTCAAACGATTTTAACAACGCTGCCAAAAACCACTCATCCTATGGATGCCATGAGAACATGCATTTCTGCTCTTAGTGGGTATGATGAGGCATTACATGATCGATCAGAAGCGTGCCAGCAAAGGCGTGCCGTTCGATTACTAGGTCAGCTGCCGGCCATTGTTGCTGGAAGCTACCATATACTCACAAAAGACGCCGCTATTTCTCCAGATCAGACCAAATCCTACACCGAAACCTTTTTAGCCATGCTAACAGGACGCACTCCAACACAGGACGAAATCACCGCTTTTGACCAAACACTCACATTATATAGTGAACATGAACTGCCTAATTCAACGTTTGCCGCTAGAGTCATCGCATCCACACATGCCGATATGTATGGTGCTTTTACGGGAGCGATCTCTTCTTTAAAAGGTGACTTGCACGGAGGAGCGAATGAAGCTGTTATGCACATGCTTCTTGAAGGACAAACAACAGAAGGTTTCCTTGCGCTGATTGAGCGCAAATTAGCAGCAAAAGAAAAAATGATGGGCTTTGGCCACAGGGTATACATGAGAAAAATGGACCCGCGGGCCGCTCTTTTGAAACGTTCATTGAAAACGCTTACGGAATCAAAGGGAGATACAACGCTTTATGACATGTGTGTAGCAGGTGAAGCATACATGAAAGAGAAGAAAAACCTCTATCCAAACCTTGATTATTATGCAGCACCTATTTATTATGTGCTCGGGATTCCGATTTCACTTTATACACCCATTTTCTTTGCTGCAAGAGCTAGCGGGTTAGCCGCACATGTCATAGAACAGCATTTGCATAATCGTATTTTTAGACCGAGAGTCCGGTATTTAGGGCCAAGAGGATTAAAAGTTTCAAATGATGATGGACAAATGGGGGAATGA
- a CDS encoding DUF420 domain-containing protein encodes MNEQNQKPKNFTGIVIILTIAINGLIALLFLMPKSDKFSHLDITFLPLLNAVMNSFTFIFLLSALIMIKQKNIKAHRRFIFAAFSTTLVFLISYVTYHSMAADTHFGGEGIIRPIYFFILITHIVLSAVIVPLALITLFRGAQMQVERHRKIARWTMPLWLYVSLTGVIVYMMISPYYS; translated from the coding sequence ATGAACGAACAGAATCAAAAACCGAAAAATTTCACCGGCATTGTGATCATATTAACAATCGCCATAAACGGATTAATCGCATTACTATTTTTAATGCCAAAATCAGATAAATTTAGCCATCTGGATATTACATTTCTGCCGTTACTCAATGCCGTTATGAACAGCTTTACGTTTATCTTTTTACTTTCAGCACTCATTATGATTAAACAAAAGAACATTAAAGCGCATAGACGATTTATCTTTGCTGCATTTTCAACGACACTTGTCTTTTTAATTTCGTATGTGACGTATCATTCAATGGCAGCCGATACTCATTTCGGTGGAGAAGGGATCATCCGTCCGATTTACTTCTTTATTTTAATCACACATATTGTCTTATCAGCTGTCATTGTACCGCTTGCTCTGATTACGTTATTTAGAGGCGCACAGATGCAAGTCGAGCGTCACCGTAAAATTGCCCGCTGGACAATGCCGCTTTGGCTCTATGTCAGTCTCACTGGTGTCATTGTCTATATGATGATTTCTCCATACTACAGCTAA
- a CDS encoding GNAT family N-acetyltransferase yields the protein MGLSILQETDKDVKTLEQELQQLQFQMYRMQENMKDISKKAKIIGIDQAKEDEWMIVSAIESADTCKIMLSDCEKAFRGQSDFSLIAEYPEEGKIHIADIKGPPDNGYGSICMKHLKEIAREQNIPVITGDLVKRDWNHVDRLIHFYEKHQFDVQINWKEQIGEIYWVDS from the coding sequence ATGGGCTTGTCAATCTTACAGGAAACAGACAAAGATGTGAAGACGTTAGAGCAAGAATTGCAGCAATTGCAGTTCCAAATGTATCGAATGCAAGAAAATATGAAAGATATTTCGAAAAAAGCAAAGATCATTGGCATCGATCAAGCGAAAGAAGATGAGTGGATGATCGTCTCCGCCATTGAAAGTGCAGATACATGTAAAATTATGTTGAGTGATTGTGAAAAAGCTTTTCGTGGACAATCTGATTTTTCCTTAATTGCGGAATATCCTGAAGAAGGAAAGATTCACATTGCCGATATTAAAGGACCGCCAGATAATGGGTACGGCTCCATCTGTATGAAGCACTTAAAAGAAATTGCAAGAGAGCAGAACATTCCTGTGATTACTGGGGACCTCGTCAAAAGGGACTGGAATCATGTGGATCGCTTGATTCATTTTTATGAAAAGCATCAATTTGATGTCCAAATCAATTGGAAAGAACAAATTGGAGAAATTTATTGGGTAGACAGCTAA
- a CDS encoding LysM peptidoglycan-binding and 3D domain-containing protein, which yields MKKTIMSLVAVAAISTTAFGAQQASAKEITVKKGDTLWGISQKNDVSLKDLKGWNNLSTDMIYVGDKLTISSKEKTQEQYKVQKGDSLWKIAQKFNVSISDIKSWNNLNSDIIMIGSTLSVAGQASAPVSSEPVQKQEPVHKEQTTKKAAPKKETAKAESSSASQSVQKEMTVTATAYTANDGGISGITATGVNLNKNPQAKVIAVDPNVIPLGSKVYVEGYGEAIAADTGGAIKGNKIDVHVPSKSQAKNWGVKSVKVKVLN from the coding sequence ATGAAGAAGACTATTATGTCCTTGGTTGCTGTTGCAGCAATCTCAACAACAGCATTTGGAGCACAGCAAGCTTCTGCGAAGGAAATCACTGTGAAGAAGGGTGATACACTTTGGGGAATCTCTCAAAAAAATGATGTGTCTCTAAAGGACCTAAAGGGTTGGAACAATTTATCTACTGATATGATCTATGTAGGTGATAAATTGACAATCTCTTCAAAAGAGAAAACTCAGGAGCAGTATAAAGTCCAGAAGGGGGACAGCCTCTGGAAAATCGCTCAAAAATTCAATGTGTCAATTAGCGATATTAAGTCTTGGAATAACTTAAACTCAGATATAATTATGATTGGTTCAACACTAAGTGTTGCTGGTCAAGCTTCAGCTCCGGTAAGCTCAGAACCTGTTCAAAAACAGGAACCTGTCCATAAAGAGCAAACAACGAAAAAAGCTGCTCCTAAAAAGGAAACAGCTAAAGCAGAATCTTCTTCTGCTAGTCAAAGTGTACAAAAAGAAATGACTGTTACGGCTACGGCTTATACAGCAAATGATGGTGGCATCTCAGGTATCACTGCAACAGGGGTAAACTTAAACAAAAACCCACAAGCAAAAGTTATTGCAGTAGATCCTAACGTCATTCCATTAGGTAGTAAGGTTTATGTTGAAGGCTACGGTGAAGCCATCGCAGCAGATACTGGCGGCGCAATTAAAGGTAACAAAATTGATGTACATGTACCAAGCAAATCCCAAGCAAAAAATTGGGGTGTAAAATCAGTCAAAGTAAAAGTTCTTAACTAG
- the recQ gene encoding DNA helicase RecQ produces the protein MLEQAEALLKQYYGFDAFRQGQRQAIEAIVNKQKDTVCIMPTGGGKSVCYQIPALMMEGTTIVVSPLISLMKDQVDALNEMGIRSSFLNSTLSAAEMNERLKKCENGEYELLYITPERLQNDRFFQLLDRLMIPLIAIDEAHCISEWGHDFRPSYRYIQECLNKLSKRPVIVALTATATKKVHQDICDQLGMSGEETIFTGFARENLSFQVIKGENSDRFITQYMKKNKLESGIIYTATRKEADHIYNRLKKQKIKSGVYHGGLDDHTREEQQNLFLNDDIQVMVATSAFGMGINKSNVRFVIHHQIPRDIESYYQEAGRAGRDGLESECILLFSPQGVRVQRFLIEQSTEDEVRYQHELLKLRQMVDYCHTEQCLQQFVMDYFDQTASSPCGKCSNCLDEREREEVTREAQMVLSCTVRMNERFGKMMIAQVLAGSKNKKVLELGFDRLPTYALMKQQSAQQISDFIEFLITEEYLHMSEGAYPTLKVTHKGKKVLVGQETVYKKQAIKAEAILENDALFEQLRSLRMKLAREQGVPPFVVFSDQTLKEMSAVEPKTEEELLQIKGIGAQKREKYGDVFLEEIRLFIEKEKK, from the coding sequence ATGTTAGAACAAGCAGAAGCACTCCTGAAACAATACTATGGCTTTGATGCTTTTAGACAGGGACAGAGACAAGCCATTGAAGCGATTGTAAACAAACAAAAGGATACCGTCTGCATTATGCCGACAGGTGGAGGGAAGTCAGTTTGTTATCAGATTCCTGCCCTGATGATGGAAGGAACAACGATCGTGGTATCTCCGCTGATTTCTTTAATGAAGGATCAGGTCGATGCGTTAAATGAAATGGGAATACGTTCCTCCTTTTTAAATAGCACACTTTCCGCAGCTGAAATGAATGAAAGGCTGAAAAAATGCGAAAATGGGGAATATGAGCTGCTATATATTACACCTGAACGCTTGCAAAATGACCGTTTTTTTCAGTTGCTTGATCGATTAATGATTCCTTTAATTGCGATTGATGAAGCGCACTGTATATCTGAGTGGGGGCATGATTTTAGACCAAGTTACCGCTATATTCAAGAATGCTTGAACAAGCTGTCAAAAAGGCCGGTGATTGTCGCATTAACAGCTACTGCCACAAAAAAGGTTCACCAAGATATATGTGACCAGCTTGGCATGAGCGGAGAAGAAACCATTTTTACTGGGTTTGCTAGAGAAAATTTGTCTTTTCAAGTGATCAAAGGGGAAAATAGTGACCGTTTTATTACACAATATATGAAGAAAAACAAACTGGAATCTGGCATTATTTATACAGCTACACGAAAAGAAGCAGATCATATTTACAATCGTCTAAAAAAGCAAAAGATTAAATCTGGCGTTTATCATGGCGGATTGGATGACCATACGAGAGAAGAGCAGCAAAACCTATTTTTAAATGATGACATCCAGGTTATGGTCGCTACATCGGCATTTGGCATGGGAATCAATAAATCGAATGTCCGCTTTGTGATCCATCATCAAATTCCAAGAGATATTGAAAGCTACTATCAAGAAGCTGGCCGCGCAGGGAGAGATGGGCTTGAAAGTGAATGCATTTTACTGTTTTCACCTCAAGGCGTAAGAGTGCAGCGTTTTCTCATTGAGCAGTCAACAGAAGATGAGGTGCGCTATCAGCATGAACTGCTTAAATTAAGGCAAATGGTGGACTACTGTCACACTGAGCAATGTCTGCAGCAATTTGTCATGGACTATTTTGATCAAACAGCTAGTTCGCCTTGCGGTAAATGCAGCAACTGCCTTGATGAGAGAGAGCGTGAGGAGGTCACAAGAGAAGCACAGATGGTGTTATCTTGCACTGTGAGAATGAATGAGCGATTCGGTAAAATGATGATCGCCCAAGTACTGGCAGGCTCTAAAAACAAAAAAGTGCTAGAGCTAGGTTTCGACCGTCTTCCTACATATGCTTTAATGAAACAACAATCGGCCCAGCAAATCAGTGACTTCATCGAATTTTTAATTACAGAAGAGTATTTGCACATGTCCGAAGGAGCTTACCCAACACTTAAGGTGACCCATAAAGGGAAGAAAGTGTTAGTTGGACAAGAGACTGTATATAAAAAGCAGGCGATCAAAGCAGAAGCCATTCTAGAAAATGATGCATTATTTGAGCAGCTCAGATCGCTAAGAATGAAGCTAGCCAGAGAGCAAGGCGTCCCGCCGTTTGTTGTATTTTCTGATCAAACGTTGAAGGAAATGTCAGCTGTAGAGCCTAAAACAGAAGAAGAATTACTCCAAATTAAGGGGATTGGCGCTCAAAAAAGAGAAAAATATGGAGATGTTTTTTTAGAAGAGATTCGTTTATTTATAGAAAAAGAGAAAAAATAA
- a CDS encoding TraR/DksA family transcriptional regulator, whose amino-acid sequence MGLTKEQKADLHDRLIQLKEDVKGSKKKEESMLSESSEISNGVGNHIADHGSIYLDRMTEQTLDQVDDQLENEIDAALKRMEDGTYGICEKTGKDIPYERLKAVPYTRYSIDEKKKEETTQDPNEFDRNFSDQMRDLTNRQTMDQMHSDTYERLEEEQDVDIDEEK is encoded by the coding sequence GTGGGCTTAACGAAAGAACAAAAAGCTGATTTACATGACAGATTAATTCAATTAAAAGAAGATGTGAAAGGATCAAAAAAGAAAGAAGAATCTATGCTAAGTGAATCCAGCGAGATTTCAAATGGTGTAGGAAATCATATCGCTGATCATGGGAGTATCTATTTAGACCGCATGACCGAACAAACGCTGGATCAAGTGGATGATCAGCTTGAAAATGAAATCGATGCAGCATTGAAACGAATGGAGGACGGAACATATGGAATATGTGAGAAAACAGGGAAAGACATTCCATATGAACGTTTAAAAGCAGTACCATATACACGTTATTCAATCGATGAGAAGAAAAAGGAAGAAACAACTCAAGACCCAAACGAGTTTGACCGTAATTTCTCTGATCAAATGCGTGATTTAACAAATAGACAAACAATGGATCAGATGCATTCAGATACGTATGAACGATTAGAGGAAGAGCAGGATGTTGACATAGACGAAGAAAAATAG
- a CDS encoding SDR family oxidoreductase encodes MKVLVAGANGHTGRHVIRYLKEKGHEPLALIRDEKQADTLKELGAEPVIGDLEKDVTDAVKQADAVIFAAGSGSKTGADKTIAVDQEGAKRLIDTAKKENIQHFVMLSSYNADDPNQGKGQGSMEIYYEAKRKADAHLKQSGLSYTIVRPGALLHEEKTGKIEAAEHIPDDQNIEISREDVAAVLVESLTESNVKNKSFDLIKGDKPVEEALRTM; translated from the coding sequence ATGAAAGTATTAGTTGCTGGAGCAAATGGACATACAGGTAGACACGTGATTCGTTATTTGAAAGAAAAAGGACATGAGCCGCTTGCTCTCATTCGAGATGAAAAACAAGCAGATACGCTAAAAGAGCTTGGTGCAGAGCCTGTCATCGGTGACCTCGAAAAGGATGTGACAGATGCTGTGAAACAAGCGGATGCTGTCATCTTTGCAGCTGGTTCCGGCTCAAAAACAGGTGCAGATAAGACGATTGCGGTCGATCAAGAAGGTGCAAAACGCCTTATCGATACAGCGAAAAAAGAAAACATTCAGCATTTTGTTATGCTGAGTTCCTATAATGCTGATGATCCGAATCAGGGAAAAGGGCAAGGAAGTATGGAAATCTATTACGAAGCGAAAAGAAAAGCTGATGCACATTTAAAACAATCTGGACTTTCCTATACCATTGTCCGTCCAGGTGCCTTACTGCATGAGGAAAAGACAGGAAAAATTGAAGCTGCGGAGCATATTCCAGATGATCAAAACATTGAGATTTCAAGAGAGGATGTAGCCGCTGTACTAGTGGAAAGCTTAACAGAGTCCAATGTGAAAAATAAGTCCTTTGACTTGATTAAAGGCGATAAACCAGTAGAAGAAGCACTTCGTACCATGTAA
- a CDS encoding PH domain-containing protein: MGIFSVSKQNDKKFESLLIEGERIEAVYRLRHDQICFTNKRLIFGDNRVFSKKKVRVSLPYRSIESFAIQEAGVFDQDTGMLLVTTSKVFELDFSKETDLSDVQAILTKHLC, translated from the coding sequence GTGGGTATTTTTTCTGTCAGTAAACAAAATGATAAGAAATTCGAATCCTTACTGATTGAAGGGGAAAGAATTGAGGCTGTTTACAGACTGCGTCACGACCAAATTTGTTTCACGAATAAACGACTGATCTTTGGCGATAACCGCGTATTTTCTAAGAAGAAAGTCAGGGTCTCCTTGCCGTATCGATCAATTGAAAGTTTTGCCATACAAGAAGCTGGCGTGTTTGATCAGGACACAGGTATGCTGCTTGTCACAACCTCAAAAGTATTTGAACTCGATTTTTCGAAAGAGACGGATTTGAGTGATGTGCAAGCCATTTTGACAAAACATCTTTGCTGA
- a CDS encoding DUF4025 domain-containing protein produces the protein MKKQQTDEQKNQNAWHDNEDAEMAITLEQISDVYAEGTIDTPKDE, from the coding sequence ATGAAAAAGCAGCAAACAGACGAGCAGAAAAATCAAAATGCTTGGCATGACAATGAAGATGCTGAAATGGCGATTACGCTTGAGCAGATTTCCGATGTATATGCTGAGGGAACGATTGATACACCAAAAGACGAATAG
- a CDS encoding DUF6501 family protein: protein MIHQNWQTAQTLKQVKCVHTNAKKYMVDRALTVGSTYEVKNETEEFLFVVDNTGKVGGYYKEYFEDISAE, encoded by the coding sequence ATGATCCATCAAAACTGGCAAACGGCTCAAACATTAAAACAAGTAAAATGTGTACATACGAATGCAAAAAAATATATGGTCGACCGGGCACTAACGGTGGGTAGCACATATGAAGTAAAAAACGAAACAGAAGAATTCCTGTTTGTCGTTGATAATACAGGTAAAGTAGGCGGGTATTATAAGGAGTACTTCGAAGATATTTCTGCTGAATGA